The Capsicum annuum cultivar UCD-10X-F1 chromosome 1, UCD10Xv1.1, whole genome shotgun sequence sequence catataataattaatttagggtgatataataaaattaaggaGTAAGCAGACATGTTGATAAACACTTACAGTTgaaacagttgaagcagacatatcataatatttttattttttattaaatattattattttttaatatgcaaatgatatataattaattaggtataatatagtaaaaattacGGAGCAAGCAGGTACGTCGAAAaagctaaagcagacatgtcataaatgtttattttacttttttaatcaaatattattaattttctaatatataaatgatatataataattaattagaggtgatataattGAATGATGGAGTATACAAACCTGCTGACGAACACTTACAGTTGAAACATCACATGtcatcaatatttattttaattttttactattaaatattactctattattttttaaatatctaaataatatataattaattaaaaataatatagtaaaataacgaAGATGAAGAATTCTCTGCTTTATGCATTTCTACATAGTAGTAAAATAATATAGAGTAATAAATTATGtttcctattttatttcaatGCCAAAAATATTTGCtcaattagaaataattaaacaCATTTTAAACGCCAAGCCAAGCCAagccaaaatattttaaatatatatatactttccCTAAAGTTGTGTTTGGGTGAAAAGCTATAGTGGCAACCTTTTCATTAATCGCGACATTACCCATCTATGGTGACTAGGTCGCCACCATTTGATGAGGAGATGATACATAAAGGCAAAAATCCCCAAGTTGGTGATTCAGATTTCCAAGGCTTGTGTTTAAGCATCCAATAATTGAACAAGGTAGCATTTCATTCATCTAGTTTTGGTGTTGATCTTTTACTATCTCCAACAATTAAGCAATTTATTGCTACACTTGTTTATGATTGGGGCTCTCCATTAATAAAACCAGCTGAGTGTTTGTTGCTTCGGAAACCCTAACCCTCGTTTCGGCAAATGGAGCTGATTCACTGACACTTagttaaaaatcaattaaattcGCTCTCATCATTCCAAAATATTGTTTGAGCAAATTCTATTACTATCTTCTTCTCTGAGTGTATCTATCTATTAAATAGGAGTAATTATGTATGTTTGATTCGTGTAAATACTGAAATTTTAGCTCAACTCTCTTAACTAACTATGTTGAAACAAATTTTTGCTGTCTGAAAATCGTCTTCGTCAATTGAACAGTTACTTTTTCACAAGGGCTGATTAGTTTATAATATCCATATCAAAGAGAAACTGAAGATAAACTTTCAGgcaaaaacttttattttttagccCCATTGATTCACAAGCCACTCTTCACATGCTTGGTTTTCAAGTTAACGTCTCTAACTATGACTTTGCTGCTGTGCCTGTTTACCTCAGTGATTGCTCCAATCTTAACTTTGTCTGGATGTAACTTTTACTGTATCTACCACATTCACATGCATTTGGTGTTGCATAGGAAGGCTGTTTAACTTACACCTTTTCTGCCCCATCGCTTAGGTAgcagaagaaatgaaaatgaagACAGTAATTTCCTTTGTCATGGGACATGGTATTCCAACTTCGAGGACACTATGTTTTCATTGACATAATAGTTTCCTGTTaagttcaaaatattttagtCCGTGGATTACATAACATCTACGACAGTTGTTCCCGAACTGTTTTGGTAAAACTTCTCTCTGGGTCTTAGAAGTTCATCACCTGACATTATTAAAAAGACCAGAAATGGCTCTAAGACACCAACTTTACACTTTCAAAGGATAAAAAATTATTCTTGTTGCTGTTGGATGCGTGATATTATAAGTCATATAAAACAGTATCGTAACAGAGAACTAATAATCAATTGCAATAAGGGGCATTTACCTAATAATAGCAAGTCAATATTCTGAATAAAATTTTTGGAAATCGATATTATGTTATTCTGTTTACTCTTTTGAATAACGTATCTCAATTGACTGTCTCCTTTACAAAGGGCACTGGAGAttttattcaagttcaagaaaatatTAGAAACATGAGCCTGAGTGAAAAATCTTGCccggattctccaaaaatgttgctgTACCTGTGTAGGATACTCCGAAAATGCACCTCTTTTGGAGTATCCGACACGCAACCGTTGACATTTTTTAACAGTTCGGCAACATATCAGTGAACCATTTGCGTTGTCTCTTGGAAGGACTTTGGCCTCAATGCATACCAGAATTGTGTTGGGCCTATGAATTTTCCGTCGGACTTACCTTTTTTGTCAATATTTTTAGCCTTACTTTTTCTGCTGtctgattattgggttcttagtACAAGGCACATCAAGTGTCCTTGGGGTCCATAtctcattatttcatatttttatgctttaaatactctataatttttgtaaaaatatttatatacttCTTATGTGATGTTGCAGAAATGGCAAGATTTGcacgaggtagaggtagaggtcgGTTAGGTGGAAGGGGCCGCGGGCGTGGTAAAATTGATGGAGTACGTGATAATCTTGCTGTGGCATCATCCGTAAATATTAATCCACCATATAGACCTACACTTGATCAAGCATCTCATCTGCAAGCACAACCAACAGGAATATCTGAAGCAACTCAGTCGACTTCTCCAGACTTAAGGAACCCTGGAACAAGTCAAAGACCATTGTCGGGGTCACAATTATCAAGGAACACGGAAAGAAGTGTACGTCCATCTCCAGGGAATTTAACTAGTGGTGAAGGTTGGTTTTCTCGCATTTCAATAATTATAAGTGGTCTCTTTCCCTCTCCTCTTATGTACTTATTATGCAATTTTAAATTGTATTGgtcatttgattttttttgaaagaaagatTCTTGTAGCTTGATTTTAATATTCTGTTGTTCACTCGACACCCTGTCCAACTTTTGTAGCATCTCTTATGTACTTATATTGCTGTTCAGTTATGTAGTAATGAGATTATGCTGTCTTTTTTTTTCCGCATCGTTTCAACGAGAATCTTCGAGGCTGTATAatataccaattttttttttcttttgataattgaGAAATCCACACGAGCCAGTGGTTCGCAGTTCGAAAATCGGTTTGTCATGGATCCTCCACTCTACCCTTCtccatttaaatataataattttgaaaGTTTTTTACCCTCTAACCTCATTTATTTATACTGAGCCTATGTAAGTGTCCATGAACTTGTAAACAATTGCAATAAGGGGCATTAACCTAATAACATCAAGTCCATATTCTGAATAAGGTTTTCAGAAatcaatttttatgttattttgtttaCTCTTTTGAATAATGTGTATCAATAGACTGTCTCCTTTTACAAAGTGCATTGGAGATTTTATTCAAGTTCAGCCAAATAGTAGAAACATCAGCCTGAGTGAAATATCTTGTTCGGATTCTCCAACATGTTGTTCCACCTGTGTCGGATATTCCAAAAAATTGCACcacttttggaggatccgacacacacCTTTTGGCATTTTTGAAGCGTGCACAACATACCATTTGCCTCATCTCTAAAAAGGACTTTGGCCCCAATCATACACTTATCTGTTCTCAATTGCCAGAAACGTGTTGGGCCTATGAATTTTCTGATGGATTTATCTTGTTTGTCAATATGTTTAACCTTACTGTTTCTGCTGTCTGATTGTTGATTTCTTAGTATAAGGCTCATCAAGCATCCTGGGGGTCCAGATCTCtaattattgtatatttttattcttttaataatatttaatttttttttgaatctttatATACTTTTTATGTGATGTAGCAGAAATGGCAAGATCTGTGCGAGGTAGAGGTAGAAGCCGGCGAGGTGGAAGGGGCCGCGGGCGTGGTAATATTGAAGGAGTACGTGATAATTTTGCTTTGGAGTCATCTGTAAATATTAATCCACCAGCTAGACCTACACTTGATCAAGCATCTCAGCCGCAAGCACAACCAACAGGGATTCCTAAAGTAACTCAGTCGACTTCTCCAGACTTAAGTAACCCTGGAACAAGTCAAAGACCATTGTCGGAGTCACAATTATCAAGGAATATGAAAAGAAGTGTACGTCCATCTCCAGAGAATTTAAATAGCGGTGAAGGTTAGTTTTCTCGCATTTCAACACTTAGTTTTCTCGCATTTCAACACTTATAAGTGGTCTCTTTATCTCCTCTTATGTACTTCGTATAATTATTATGCAATTTTAACTTGTACTGGtcatttagttttttcaaaagaCAGGTTCTTGTAGCTTGGTTTTAGTATTCTGTTGTTGTTCGCTTGACGCCCTGTCCATCTTTGTAGCGTCTATTTTGTACTTATATTGTTGTTCAGTTATCTTGTAATGCGATCATGCTGTGTTTTTCCCCCCATCGTTTCAATGAGAATCTTCAAGGCTTTATAATGtatcaattttttttgataactaAGAAATCCACGCAAGCTAGTGGTCCATGGTTAGAAACTCAGTTAGTAATGGGTCCGCCACTCTACCCTTCTCATTTATTTGTACTGTGCCTACTTAAGTGTTCCATGGGCTAGTAGACAATTGCAATTAGGGGAGTTAACCTGATAACAGCAGTTCATATTCTGCATAAGGTTTGCAGAAATCgattttatgttattatttttacaCTTACGAATAATGTGTATCAATCGAATGTGTCCTTTACAAAGGACGCTGGAGATTTTATTCAAGTTCAGCCAATAACAGAAACATGAGCCTGAGTGAAACATCTTGCTCTGATTCTCCAAAATGTTGATGCACCTGTGTCGGATATTCCAAAATATTGCACCACTTTTGGAGGAGCCGACATGCACCCGTTTGGCATTTTTGAAGAGAGCGCAACATACCGTTTGCCTCGTTTCTAGGAAGGACTTTGGTCTCGATTGCCAGAAATGTGTTGGGCCTGTGCATTTTCCGATGGACTTAACttgtttttcaatatttttagcttTACTGTTCTGCTGTCTGATTATTGGGTTCTTCATATAACGCACATCAAGCATCCTTGGGGTCCACATCTCattattgtatatttttatgCTTTCACTACTATATAACATTTTTTGaatctttatgtactttttatgTGATGTCGCAGAAATGGCAAGATCTGCACGAGGTAGAGGTCGGCGAGGTGGAAGGGGCCGTGGGCGTGCTAATATTGAAGGAGTACGTGATAATTTAGCAGTGGCTTCATCCGTAAATATTAATCCACCATATAGACCTACACTTGATCAAGCATCTCAGCCTGAAGCACAACCAACAGGGATTCCTGAAGCAACTCAGATGACTTCTCCAGACTTGAGTAGCCCTGGAACAAGTCAAAGACCATTAGCGAGGTTAGAAGGAAGTGTACGTCCCTCTTCCGAGAATTTAAACTGTGGCGAAGGTTAGTTTTCTCGTATTTCAATACTTATAATTGGTCTCTTTCCCTCTTCTATTATGTACTTCGGAAAATTGTTATGCAATTTTAACTTGtattgttcatttattttttcaaggACAGATTCTTGTAGCTTGATTTTAGTATTCTGTTGTTGTTTGCTCTACGCCGTTCTCCAACTTTGTAGCGTCTATTTTGTACTTATATTGTTGTTCAGTTGTGTTTTGATGAGAagatgccttttttttttttttttcttttcaacaagAATCTTGGAGCTGTaactgtattttttttttggataactgAGAGATCCTTGCAAGCCAGTGGTTCACTGTTCAAAATTCGGTAGTAATGGGTCCACCACTCTACCCTTCtccatttaaatataataatgtaaaaagCTTATTACCCTCTAACCTCATTTATTTATACTGTGCCTATGTAAGTGTCCTATGGACTTCACATCTAGTTTCTGATGTGTAAgttttcttcatcatcataatctTGCATACCTTCTGTAATTGGCATGGCTGACTTTTGTTCCATTATGAGACAACACTTGAATATGCATATATAGATTCAATGAGATCTGGGGTAGGGTGGTTTTTGCCTTGACCAGGTAGCATTGGGATTCCGCCAAACTACTacatccttttttttcttttagagatattGACTATGATTCTGGGAGAAATCATGGATCCAGCTACCAAAGCTTGCGTGCAATAGTACTGGAAGTTACAAAAAGATAGACATGTTAGATATCAGTTGGGTAGTAACGGAAGCCTAGCTTATTAAACAACTGAAGGACCTCCTCAATTTTTTTGCAAAAGTTAAGGTTTCTTAATCATTGACAAATAGCCATCAAGGAAGATGTTTTCCTTCTCAGGTTGTCCATCTATATCTTTAAACTTAGCATTCACATAATGACAAAGAACTTGATGCTGTAATCTACTCATGTGGTGTGCTGGCATTGCGCTTAATTTCTTGTACTAAGCAAGTTTCTTCGTGGTATTTACCGTCAACAGGATGAGCTACACGCCATTTCTATCGCAGGGACAACCATGAAAAGAGGAACTATATATTTAAGCCATCATTtgttaaaattattgatacatcaACTGTTAAATTAAAGGATATCTGGGTGTATCACTGTTCCTTACTGGAGAACCACCATCTCTTGAAAGAATTCCTTCAAGATCCTCCCATAATTCTTTCCTGCCATTTCCCCATTGGATTGCTCTGAAATGTGTCGCTTGGTTTAGCTAAGACataaagttctattttttaaatcttttttcagCTAGTTTCCATTTTCATGTAATCTATATAGTATCTCTTGCTGTAAAATTTCCTAACTGTCCAATATGTCTTGCTTCATAGTTTCTTGCAGCAAATCTAAGAAAGGCAGGGGAAAATATAGATCCATAAACGTTGAAATGAAAACAAAGTACGGTAGCAAAATCATAGTTCACATTCCGGATGACATTGATAGAGCTGTAGGTCCCGGGGCTAGAGATATTGTCAATTATTGTGGCTTGATCATGAGGAGCACTATCTCGTTTAGAGATGGTGAATGGGCAAAAAATTTTGCAAAACATGGAGAAAAGATGTGGCTGAAGGTGAAGGTAATACATTACTCTCTATATTTGACGTTTAGATATCTTGCATTATTTATGTTGCTAGGACATTTATAACTTCCGTTGTgctatttatttataaaatcatcggaacttctcaaaaaaaaaaaacatagttaCTCCCTGCATCTCAAATATGTGATGGTACTTGACTAGAAATCAAGTTTAAGAATGTAAGAAAGACTTttcaaacttgtagtttaaaacaaGCCATAAATATTAGGGTGGCTCTAAATCATCTCACAAGTGTAAAATGAGAAGTTCAAAGTTAAAACTCTTACTAAGTAGGTGTTTGGCCATTAAAACCAAAAgtttttggagttgaaattgaagttggagttaaaGTCTGGAgtttggagttgtgtttggccgttgaagttgtttttgaatttttgtgagagaagtaaaagtgaaaataattttaacttgatttcacttttccaaatacaattccaaattgtatttggaattctTATGGCCATACACTacaattttcactaaagtgaaataattttccggaaaaacataaaaaattctcatggccaaacacccCCTAAATACAGAAAACTGTCATTTTTTTTGGGACGGATTACGAAGGGAAGAGTGTCACATGGAGATAGGGGGAATATAACTTTTACATATGTGTTTTCAGGAGAAATTTGAAATAGGTGGTGGTAGGGGAGAACATGTCTTGCAAAGTTTTGTGGCCAGCACTATGAAAAGGCTTTTTAGAACGTGGAAGACTCGGTTGCATGCTGAATACTCGCGTTATGATACTGATGACAAGAGACTGTCCCA is a genomic window containing:
- the LOC107842868 gene encoding uncharacterized protein LOC107842868 isoform X1 produces the protein MARFARGRGRGRLGGRGRGRGKIDGVRDNLAVASSVNINPPYRPTLDQASHLQAQPTGISEATQSTSPDLRNPGTSQRPLSGSQLSRNTERSVRPSPGNLTSGEAEMARSVRGRGRSRRGGRGRGRGNIEGVRDNFALESSVNINPPARPTLDQASQPQAQPTGIPKVTQSTSPDLSNPGTSQRPLSESQLSRNMKRSVRPSPENLNSGEEMARSARGRGRRGGRGRGRANIEGVRDNLAVASSVNINPPYRPTLDQASQPEAQPTGIPEATQMTSPDLSSPGTSQRPLARLEGSVRPSSENLNCGEVSCSKSKKGRGKYRSINVEMKTKYGSKIIVHIPDDIDRAVGPGARDIVNYCGLIMRSTISFRDGEWAKNFAKHGEKMWLKVKEKFEIGGGRGEHVLQSFVASTMKRLFRTWKTRLHAEYSRYDTDDKRLSHPPKDVTLDDWKFLVLYFGSQAFKAKSERNKINRKKQTTKHTCGSKSFAEVEESMRDPLTREKAPPDRVWELQHTRKNAKGELMWSDQQSQQIYGQIQELVAQQQYEQNENPMTGDEVLATILGGRTGYVRGKGYGKKPLKKSQVERATLGSDLSSVIESVRQEMQAEMDRKLQEEREQMLAEMDLRFQAQIEEERRQMRVEIDKRIQDQMVATLMVGMQQGQGSSTARVIQGKKQKSPEVSWGVKRKRR
- the LOC107842868 gene encoding uncharacterized protein LOC107842868 isoform X2, with the translated sequence MARFARGRGRGRLGGRGRGRGKIDGVRDNLAVASSVNINPPYRPTLDQASHLQAQPTGISEATQSTSPDLRNPGTSQRPLSGSQLSRNTERSVRPSPGNLTSGEEMARSVRGRGRSRRGGRGRGRGNIEGVRDNFALESSVNINPPARPTLDQASQPQAQPTGIPKVTQSTSPDLSNPGTSQRPLSESQLSRNMKRSVRPSPENLNSGEEMARSARGRGRRGGRGRGRANIEGVRDNLAVASSVNINPPYRPTLDQASQPEAQPTGIPEATQMTSPDLSSPGTSQRPLARLEGSVRPSSENLNCGEVSCSKSKKGRGKYRSINVEMKTKYGSKIIVHIPDDIDRAVGPGARDIVNYCGLIMRSTISFRDGEWAKNFAKHGEKMWLKVKEKFEIGGGRGEHVLQSFVASTMKRLFRTWKTRLHAEYSRYDTDDKRLSHPPKDVTLDDWKFLVLYFGSQAFKAKSERNKINRKKQTTKHTCGSKSFAEVEESMRDPLTREKAPPDRVWELQHTRKNAKGELMWSDQQSQQIYGQIQELVAQQQYEQNENPMTGDEVLATILGGRTGYVRGKGYGKKPLKKSQVERATLGSDLSSVIESVRQEMQAEMDRKLQEEREQMLAEMDLRFQAQIEEERRQMRVEIDKRIQDQMVATLMVGMQQGQGSSTARVIQGKKQKSPEVSWGVKRKRR